One Pseudobacteriovorax antillogorgiicola genomic region harbors:
- a CDS encoding vWA domain-containing protein: protein MRLSQSKMAFAILSICIFSHLACETKRGKVKVSGSGKGSASAAGVPNAEAESLPSADIGASLPNETPLGISEDFLSVADHPMSTFSADVDTASYTRFREGLTYGYMMPPEQIRVEEFLNYFPYEYREPSADEVFSFNFSQGVSPWASTNRLLRFGIKGFSPEGMDQAAKNLAILVDVSGSMSGHLPLVKESLNLLADKLGANDRISIVAYAGNSWIILPSTTGDQTELIKGSIGQLQSGGSTNGSKGIITAYDLVNEYFIAGGVNRVILVTDGDFNVGVTSADELVSLVQEKSQQGVFLNVLGFGKNGNDPMLEKLTNDGNGTYNYVDSIKEADKIFGVDLYKGLVTIAKDLKFQIEFNPDLVDQYRLIGYNNRRLEDDDFANDQKDAGDTGAGHEITALYEVILKDGTDFSAGPLSVGTFKLRYKEPEASESRELSQEIQDDGLDGILSDADFAFQAGIAAAAMKFRQSEHTLDYQFQGISDLLAPGLLNDPLGIRTEFQSLVNQAQGMIVSQ from the coding sequence ATGAGACTCAGCCAAAGCAAGATGGCCTTTGCCATTTTATCCATTTGTATATTCAGCCACTTAGCCTGTGAAACCAAGAGGGGCAAAGTCAAAGTTAGTGGCAGTGGAAAGGGATCCGCCTCCGCTGCCGGCGTTCCCAATGCAGAGGCTGAAAGCCTACCAAGTGCCGACATAGGCGCTTCACTACCCAATGAAACACCCCTGGGAATTTCAGAGGATTTTCTTTCGGTTGCAGATCATCCCATGTCTACATTTTCCGCTGACGTTGACACTGCCTCTTACACACGATTTCGCGAGGGATTGACCTATGGCTACATGATGCCCCCTGAGCAAATCCGCGTTGAGGAGTTTCTAAACTACTTTCCTTACGAGTATCGCGAACCTAGTGCCGACGAAGTATTTTCATTTAATTTTAGCCAAGGTGTCAGCCCTTGGGCTTCCACTAACCGGCTGCTACGATTTGGTATAAAAGGCTTTAGTCCCGAGGGTATGGATCAAGCTGCAAAGAACCTGGCGATCCTTGTCGATGTCTCAGGGTCCATGTCTGGGCACTTGCCATTGGTGAAAGAATCACTGAATCTACTTGCAGATAAGCTAGGTGCCAATGATCGCATCAGCATTGTAGCCTATGCAGGAAACTCTTGGATTATCTTGCCTTCGACAACCGGAGATCAAACAGAATTAATCAAAGGGTCCATTGGCCAGCTCCAGTCTGGAGGCAGCACCAATGGCTCGAAGGGGATCATCACAGCATACGATCTTGTTAATGAGTATTTCATAGCAGGTGGCGTCAATCGTGTGATTCTGGTAACCGACGGTGATTTCAATGTCGGAGTAACCAGCGCTGATGAGCTTGTCTCGCTCGTCCAGGAAAAATCTCAACAAGGAGTGTTTCTCAATGTCCTCGGGTTCGGTAAGAATGGCAATGACCCGATGCTTGAAAAGCTTACAAACGATGGGAATGGTACCTATAACTACGTTGATTCCATCAAAGAGGCTGATAAGATATTCGGAGTCGATCTATACAAGGGCCTAGTTACCATCGCCAAGGATCTTAAGTTTCAAATTGAGTTCAACCCAGATCTTGTGGATCAGTATCGTCTCATAGGCTACAACAACCGTCGACTCGAAGACGATGACTTTGCCAATGATCAAAAGGATGCTGGCGACACCGGTGCTGGCCACGAAATTACAGCTCTATATGAAGTGATCCTGAAGGATGGAACTGATTTTAGTGCAGGCCCACTATCGGTAGGCACTTTTAAGCTTCGTTACAAGGAGCCTGAGGCTTCTGAATCCCGAGAATTGAGCCAAGAGATACAAGATGATGGGCTTGATGGGATTCTAAGTGATGCAGACTTCGCCTTTCAGGCGGGGATCGCCGCGGCAGCAATGAAATTCCGTCAGTCGGAACACACTTTAGACTATCAGTTTCAAGGTATCAGTGACTTGTTAGCACCTGGCCTCTTAAATGACCCCTTAGGAATCCGAACTGAATTTCAAAGCTTGGTGAACCAAGCTCAAGGCATGATAGTTTCCCAATAA